DNA sequence from the bacterium genome:
ACCTTCCAGGCCGACGGGCCGATCCTCTCGAGCCCTGCGGTCGCGACCGGTGGCGCGAACGACATAATCGTGTTCGGCGCCAATGTCATCGGCACCGTCAGTGGCGGCACCGTGCCGGTTGCCGTCGACGGCCGCGTCTACGCGCTGCGGGATGATGGGGCGACCGCCACACTGCTGTGGACCTTCGACGCTGGCGCGTCGATCGGCGCCTCGTCGCCGTCGATCAATGCCGACGGCACGGTATACATCGGCCGCGCCGGCCAGCAGCTGGCATCAGGGGTGGATTGCCCGAACGGGAGCAGCGATCCGACGGTGACCTGCACAATCAACGTCGGCGGTGGGCTCTACGCCATTGGCCCCGGCGCGATCGCCGGGGAGTGACCGGCGTCGCAAGAAGGCCTCGCACGAGCCGCCAGGCACTCCGAGGAGCAGCACTACCGCATCGCCACGGCCCGCAGGCTCACGCCCTGACCCCAAAAAGATGGGAAATGCCCTCCGCTGGCAGGCGCGCAAGGGGGACACCCCCATCGCGCCGGTGTCGATCTGGAACCGGGGACCCAGGGCAGGCCGGGCGGCGTCAACTGACGCCGCCCGTCTTCGGGGTTACTCTTCCACGAGGCGTGTCACCATGAGGGTGATCTCCGCCTGCACGCCAGCGGCGAGGGCGATCGCCACCTTGTAGTCGCCCAGCGCCTTGATGGGTTCGTCGAGGCGGATGCGCCGCCGCTCGATCGACTGACCCGCATCCGCCAGGGCGCGTTCGATGTCGATGTTGGTCACAGAGCCGAAGAGCTTGCCCTCCTCACCGGCGCGCGCCGAGATGGTGACGGTCATCGCGGAGAGCTGCTGGGCCTGCTGCTCGGCGGCGGACATGGCGCGCTTGCGCTTCTCCTCGACGATCCGCTTCTCGTGCTCGAGCACACGCAGGTTGCGCTTGTCAGCGACGGTCGCCAGGCCGCGGGGCAACAGGTAGTTGCGGGCGTAACCGGGCCGCACCTTGACGATGTCGCCGATGTGGCCGAGGTGCGGAACGTCTTCTCGCAGGATCACTTCCATGCGTAAATCCTCTCATCCATCCGCATCGCGGCCCGCTGTCGCATCGGCGGGACGGGCGGTCAGGTTGCGGAAATCCCCCCAGAGGTCGAACACGCCTAGCGCCACGACGACGGCGGTGGCGAGGTTCTGGAGAACGATGACGGCGAACGCCGCGGCGCGCAGTGGGCGCGGAAGGCCGACGCGCTGGAGAAAATAACTGACGATCGCCAAGCCCTGCGCGAAATAGCAGGCGAGGGCGACGATGAAGAGATTGGTCGCGATCCAGCCGATCGCGCGTGGGGCCAGGAACAGCGAGAAGCCGGACGCGATCAGCACCCAGATCAACCAGTCGGCCGTGCGCCAGCGCGACAGGTCCAGCATCTGCGGCCACCAGGCCCAACGGCGTGACAGGCCAATGTTGGCGAGCCAGACCGCGGCGGCCGCAAGGACGATCAATGCCGGCAAGACGGTGGCCACCCGCTCCGCGATTTCATTGCGGGCTGCTTCGAGATCAGCGAGCGCCTGCGTCGACATTCCAAAGTCGCGATAGATCTGGAGCGAGGTGTCGAAGCTCGACTGCCAGGCCTGCTCGAGACCGCTGCGCCACACGCTTGGATTCGGTTCGTGCCAAATCGCCATTGCCAGGCCACCCGCAACGGTCGCAAGCATTGCGGCTGCGACGACGGCCTCCAGGCGCCAGGCTCGGCGCAGCAGGAGCACCGCGACGATGGCTGGCATGCCGACCAGCGCGATGAAGCCGCAGCCCACGGATCCGCCGACGACCCCCCCCATCACGCCCGCGGCGCCGATCGTCGCAGCCGTGGCGTGGCTGGTACCACCGATACCGCCGGCGACCAACGCCGGCAGCGGCAACGCCAGCAGCGCCAGAGACGCGCCCGGTGGGCCGAACAATCCAACCGCGCCGAGGACAAGCATGCAGGCGCCGCTGGAGGCGATGAGACGAGCGTCCGACATCCTCAGACGGTGGTCACCGTGTAGGGCAGGAGCGCGACGGTTCGGGCCCGCTTGATCGCCGTCGTCAGCGCGCGCTGGTGGCGGGCGCAGGTGCCGGTAATCCGGCTGGGAATGATCTTGCCGCGCTCCGTCAGGTAGTTGCCGAGTCCGCGTGCATCCTTGTAGTCGATACGCGATTCCTTGTCGGCGCAGAAGCGACACACCTTGCGGCGACCCGGCCGGCGGCGACCGCCGGGGTTGCGGTCGTCGCGACCGTTGGCGGTGTTCTTCTCCTGTCTACGACGCATGGGCATGGACGGTTCTCCTCACTCGCCCGCGGGCGCGGCGATGTCGGCGTCAACGACCGGCCGACGCGCCTTCCCGGGCTTCGTCTTCGGTTTGGTGGTGACTGTGGCGACCGAGACGAAGCGCAGCACCTCGTCGGCGATCTTCAGCGTCCGTTCGAATTCGCGAACGACGTCCGCATTCGAGTCGTACTCCACCAGAACGTAGTATCCCCGGTGCAGCTTGCGAATCGGATACGCGAGCTCGCGGATCCCCCACTCTTGCACCTCGTGGATTTTGCCGCCCGACTCCTCGATCAGCCGCTTGGCGCGATCGATGGTCTCGCGGATCTGCGCCTCGGGCATCTCCGGGTGCAGCACCATTAGTGTCTCGTATCGTCGGACCATTGCGATTCTCTCCTTCAACAGGGGTCAGCAGCACTCGTAGGCACCGCATTGTAACGATTCATCGCTGTCGCCATCCCCTGAGTGATGATGACTTCGATCGCCTCGCAAGCGCGCTCGGCGGCCTCGGCAAGTGCCTGCCGGTCGGCGCCGACGACCGGTTTCAGGACATAATCTGCGGCGTGAGTACCTTCCGGCGGGCGGCCAACGCCGATGCGCAGACGCGTGAACGCATCGCCCAGACGCGCGATCAGCGAACCGACGCCGCGGTGTCCACCGGCGCCGCCGCGCGCCCGGATGCGCAGCCGGCCGGCCGGCAGATCGAGGTCGTCGTACACGGCGATCACCGAATCATCGGCAGCCAGGTGGTCCAGCACGTCGCCGCTGCGGTTCATGTAGAGGAGCGGCTCGATCAACTGCACACAGTGGCCCTCATAGACGCCGCATCCGCGGCGTGCGCGATCATCTGCATCTACCACGAGAGGTATCCGCCAGCGTCTGGCGAGCGCGTCGACGACCATGAATCCTGCGTTGTGTCGGGTGTCTGCGTATTCGGGGCCGGGGTTGCCCAATCCAACCACCACCCACATGCCGCCGCCTCAGCTTGCGGGCTTGGCCGCCTCCGCCTTCGCGCCTTCGGCAGGTGCTGCCGCGCCCTCACCGGCGCCCTCGCCCTCGGCCGCGACCTTAACCTCCTCGACGACCGGAGGCAGCACGGTGACCACCGTCTCGTCGGTGTCGATCACGAAGTCGACGCCGGCCGGCGCGTGCAGGTCGCTGATGTGCAGCGCGTCGTGGATGCCGAGCGCCGCCACGTCAACCTCGATATAGTCGGGTATCTCGGTCGGCAGGCACTGAACCTCGACCTCGCGTTTGATCGGCTGCAGAATGCCGCCGACGTCGACCCCGGCGGCCCGACCGACGAAATGCAGTGGCACGCGCAGTTTCAACTTGGCATTGACGTCGACCTCGTAGAGGTCTGCGTGGAGGAGCGCCCGCTGCACCGGATGGCGCTGGATCTCCTTCACCAACACGAGACGACCGCCGAGCTCGCCGTCGCTCGAGTTCAAGCGAATCAGGTGCGTGCCTTCGATCGAGCCGACCTTGGTCTCAAACTCCTTGCCGTCAACCGCGACCAGCACCGGACTGCGCCTGGCGCCGTAAAGCACGGCCGGTACGCGCCCAGCGCGGCGCAGAGAGCGCACCGAGCCCTTGCTCCCCCTGCTGCGGGGCTCAACTGACAGATCGATCGTTTCCATGCTCAACTCCTCAACGGCCCGTTCACGCTAGACGAACAGCGAACTGATGGATTCCTCGCGGTGCGTACGGCGAATCGCTTCGGCCAACAGATGCGCGACCGGCAGCACCTTGATCTTTTCGCACGCCTTGCCCTCGGGGCGCAGGGGAATGGTGTCAGTGACCACCAATGTGGACAGCCGTGAATCGCGAATGCGGTCGATCGCTGGTCCGGACAGCACCCCGTGTGTGCAGCAGGCGATGACCTCCGTCGCACCCGCCTCTCGCAGAGCGGAAGCGGCGGTGGCGAGGGTCCCGGCGGTGTCGACAATGTCGTCGACGATCACGGCGGTCTGGCCTTCGACGTCACCGACGACGCGCATCTCGGCGACCTCGTTGGCGCGCGCGCGGCGCTTGTCAATGATCGCCAACGTCGCGTCGAGTCGCTTCGCGAATGCCCGAGCGCGCTCCACGCCGCCCGGATCGGGAGAAACGACGGCAACCGACCCGTTGCGTAGGCGCTCTTGCATCTCCTTCAACAAGACCGGCGTCGCGAACAGGTTGTCGACCGGGATGTCGAAGAAGCCCTGGATTTGGCCGGCGTGCAGGTCGATGGTCAGTACCCGCGAAGCGCCGGCAGCGGTGATCAGGTCAGCCACCAGTTTGGCGCTGATCGGTACGCGCGGCG
Encoded proteins:
- the rpsF gene encoding 30S ribosomal protein S6, translating into MVLHPEMPEAQIRETIDRAKRLIEESGGKIHEVQEWGIRELAYPIRKLHRGYYVLVEYDSNADVVREFERTLKIADEVLRFVSVATVTTKPKTKPGKARRPVVDADIAAPAGE
- a CDS encoding DUF2232 domain-containing protein yields the protein MSDARLIASSGACMLVLGAVGLFGPPGASLALLALPLPALVAGGIGGTSHATAATIGAAGVMGGVVGGSVGCGFIALVGMPAIVAVLLLRRAWRLEAVVAAAMLATVAGGLAMAIWHEPNPSVWRSGLEQAWQSSFDTSLQIYRDFGMSTQALADLEAARNEIAERVATVLPALIVLAAAAVWLANIGLSRRWAWWPQMLDLSRWRTADWLIWVLIASGFSLFLAPRAIGWIATNLFIVALACYFAQGLAIVSYFLQRVGLPRPLRAAAFAVIVLQNLATAVVVALGVFDLWGDFRNLTARPADATAGRDADG
- the rplI gene encoding 50S ribosomal protein L9, which translates into the protein MEVILREDVPHLGHIGDIVKVRPGYARNYLLPRGLATVADKRNLRVLEHEKRIVEEKRKRAMSAAEQQAQQLSAMTVTISARAGEEGKLFGSVTNIDIERALADAGQSIERRRIRLDEPIKALGDYKVAIALAAGVQAEITLMVTRLVEE
- the pth gene encoding aminoacyl-tRNA hydrolase, which codes for MWVVVGLGNPGPEYADTRHNAGFMVVDALARRWRIPLVVDADDRARRGCGVYEGHCVQLIEPLLYMNRSGDVLDHLAADDSVIAVYDDLDLPAGRLRIRARGGAGGHRGVGSLIARLGDAFTRLRIGVGRPPEGTHAADYVLKPVVGADRQALAEAAERACEAIEVIITQGMATAMNRYNAVPTSAADPC
- a CDS encoding 50S ribosomal protein L25 codes for the protein METIDLSVEPRSRGSKGSVRSLRRAGRVPAVLYGARRSPVLVAVDGKEFETKVGSIEGTHLIRLNSSDGELGGRLVLVKEIQRHPVQRALLHADLYEVDVNAKLKLRVPLHFVGRAAGVDVGGILQPIKREVEVQCLPTEIPDYIEVDVAALGIHDALHISDLHAPAGVDFVIDTDETVVTVLPPVVEEVKVAAEGEGAGEGAAAPAEGAKAEAAKPAS
- a CDS encoding ribose-phosphate pyrophosphokinase yields the protein MRDEIQVFTGNSNRPLVADVCKHLDVPVGQAEVRRFSDGEVMVEIAENVRGGDVFVVQSTCTPVNDTLMELLLMLDAFRRASAKRITAVIPYFGYARQDRKVSPRVPISAKLVADLITAAGASRVLTIDLHAGQIQGFFDIPVDNLFATPVLLKEMQERLRNGSVAVVSPDPGGVERARAFAKRLDATLAIIDKRRARANEVAEMRVVGDVEGQTAVIVDDIVDTAGTLATAASALREAGATEVIACCTHGVLSGPAIDRIRDSRLSTLVVTDTIPLRPEGKACEKIKVLPVAHLLAEAIRRTHREESISSLFV
- the rpsR gene encoding 30S ribosomal protein S18 → MPMRRRQEKNTANGRDDRNPGGRRRPGRRKVCRFCADKESRIDYKDARGLGNYLTERGKIIPSRITGTCARHQRALTTAIKRARTVALLPYTVTTV